Proteins encoded within one genomic window of Balaenoptera musculus isolate JJ_BM4_2016_0621 chromosome 12, mBalMus1.pri.v3, whole genome shotgun sequence:
- the MICAL1 gene encoding F-actin-monooxygenase MICAL1 isoform X6: MASPTSTNPAHAHFESVLQAQLCQDVLSSFQGLCRALGLEPGGGLPQYHKIKAQLNYWSAKSLWAKLDKRASQPVYQQGQACTSTKCLVVGAGPCGLRAAVELAMLGARVVLVEKRTKFSRHNVLHLWPFTIHDLRALGAKKFYGRFCTGSLDHISIRQLQLLLLKVALLLGVEIHWGVTFTGLQPPPRKGSGWRAQLQPSPPAQLANYEFDVLISAAGGKFVPEGFTVREMRGKLAIGITANFVNRRTVEETQVPEISGVARIYNQSFFQSLLKATGIDLENIVYYKDDTHYFVMTAKKQCLLRLGVLRQDWPETDRLLGSANVVPEALQRFARAAADFATHGKLGKLEFAQDAHGRPDVSAFDFTSMMRAESSARVQEKHGARLLLGLVGDCLVEPFWPLGTGVARGFLAAFDAAWMVKRWAEGAGPLEVLAERESLYQLLSQTSPENMHRNVAQYGLDPASRYPNLNLRAVTPSQVRDLYDVEAKEPVRRMSDKTDSGKPATGSVATQEELLHWCQEQTAGYPGVHVTNLSSSWADGLALCALVHRLRPGLLEPSELQGVGALEATSWALKMAEHELGITPVLSAQAMVAGNDPLGLIAYLSHFHSAFKSTPHNPGPVSQGSPGTASAVLFLGKLQRTLQRTRVQVEAETPSTEEPPVPEPDVPVTPASQYQEASAEDLCALCGEHLYILERLCANGRFFHRSCFRCHICEATLWPSGYGQHPGDGHFYCLQHLPQPGHKEDSSDRGPESQDLPIHSENNMPSRPSIPVAPQEGTSPVPSQPTRRLIRLSSPERQRLSSLHLTPDPEMEAPPKPPRSCSVLARQALEGSFVGWGMPVQSPQVLVAVEKEEEEESPCSSDEEAEEDVPLDSDTEQVLWNLAKNSGTMNSYPTWRRTLLRRAKEEEMKRFCKAQAIQRRQNEIEAALRELEAKGTELELALRSRGSSPEQQKALWLEQLLQLVQKKNSLVAEEAELMITVQELNLEEKQWQLDQELRTYMNQEEALKTAADQQAEDEVLRKLVDVVNQRDALIRFQEERRLSELPSGPGPQG, translated from the exons ATGGCCTCACCCACCTCCACCAACCCAGCGCATGCCCACTTTGAGAGCGTCCTGCAGGCCCAGCTGTGCCAGGATGTGCTGAGCAGCTTCCAGGGGCTatgcagggccctggggctggAGCCCGGTGGGGGGCTGCCCCAGTACCACAAAATCAAGGCCCAGCTCAACTACTGGAGTGCCAAGTCACTGTGGGCCAAGCTGGACAAGAGAGCAAGCCAGCCTGTCTACCAGCAGGGCCAGGCCTGCACCAGCACCAAG TGCCTGGTGGTGGGTGCCGGACCTTGTGGGCTGCGGGCTGCTGTGGAGCTGGCGATGCTTGGGGCCCGGGTGGTGCTGGTGGAAAAGCGCACCAAGTTCTCTCGCCACAACGTGCTCCACCTCTGGCCCTTCACCATCCATGACCTTCGGGCACTCGGCGCCAAGAAGTTCTATGGGCGCttctgcacaggctccctggacCACATCA GCATCCGGCAACTTCAGCTGCTTTTGTTGAAAGTGGCATTACTGCTGGGGGTGGAAATTCACTGGGGTGTCACTTTCACTGGCCTTCAGCCCCCTCCCAGAAAGG GGAGTGGTTGGCGTGCccagctccagcccagccccccagcccaaCTGGCCAACTATGAATTTGATGTCCTCATCTCTGCAGCTGGAGGTAAATTCGTCCCTGAAG GCTTCACAGTGCGGGAAATGCGCGGCAAACTGGCCATTGGCATCACGGCCAACTTTGTGAACAGGCGCACCGTGGAAGAGACACAGGTGCCCGAGATCAGCGGCGTGGCCAGAATCTACAACCAGAGCTTCTTCCAGAGCCTGCTGAAAGCCACAG GCATTGATCTGGAGAACATCGTGTACTACAAGGATGACACCCACTACTTTGTGATGACAGCCAAGAAGCAGTGCCTGCTACGGCTGGGGGTGCTGCGTCAG GACTGGCCGGAGACCGACCGGCTGCTGGGCAGTGCCAATGTGGTGCCCGAGGCTTTGCAGCGCTTTGCTCGGGCAGCTGCCGACTTCGCCACCCATGGCAAGCTCGGGAAGCTGGAGTTTGCCCAGGATGCCCACGGGCGGCCCGACGTCTCTGCCTTTGACTTCACAAGCATGATGCGGGCAGAGAGCTCTGCTCGGGTGCAGGAGAAACATGGCGCCCGCCTGCTGCTGGGGCTGGTTGGGGACTGCCTGGTGGAG CCCTTCTGGCCCCTGGGCACTGGAGTGGCCCGGGGCTTCTTGGCAGCCTTTGATGCCGCGTGGATGGTGAAGCGCTGGGCAGAGGGCGCTGGGCCCCTAGAGGTGTTGGCAGAGAG AGAGAGCTTGTACCAGCTCCTGTCACAGACATCCCCAGAAAACATGCACCGCAATGTGGCCCAATATGGGCTGGACCCAGCCTCCCGCTATCCCAACCTGAACCTCCGGGCCGTGACCCCCAGTCAG GTACGAGACCTGTATGACGTGGAGGCCAAGGAGCCTGTGCGGAGAATGAGTGACAAGACAGACTCGGGAAAGCCGGCCACTG GGTCGGTGGCCACCCAGGAGGAGCTGCTACACTGGTGCCAGGAGCAGACGGCTGGTTACCCAGGGGTCCATGTCACCAACCTGTCTTCCTCCTGGGCGGATGGGCTGGCTCTGTGTGCCCTCGTGCACCGGCTGCGGCCCGGCCTACT GGAACCCTCAGAGCTGCAGGGAGTCGGGGCTCTGGAAGCGACTTCTTGGGCGCTGAAGATGGCAGAGCATGAGCTGGGCATCACGCCCGTGTTGTCCGCACAGGCAATGGTGGCAGGGAATGACCCACTGGGCCTCATTGCCTACCTCAGCCACTTCCATAGTGCCTTCAAGAGCACACCTCACAACCCAG GCCCAGTCAGCCAAGGCTCCCCGGGCACCGCCAGTGCTGTACTGTTCCTTGGCAAACTGCAGAGGACCCTGCAACGGACCCGGGTCCAG GTAGAGGCTGAGACCCCAAGTACTGAGGAGCCACCTGTCCCAGAGCCTGATGTACCAGTGACACCCGCATCCCAATACCAGGAG GCCAGTGCCGAGGATCTGTGTGCACTGTGTGGGGAACACCTCTATATCCTGGAACGCCTCTGTGCCAATGGCCGTTTCTTCCACCGGAGCTGCTTCCGTTGCCATATCTGTGAGGCCACATTATGGCCAAGTGGCTACGGGCAGCACCCAGGAGATG GACATTTCTACTGCCTCCAGCACCTGCCCCAGCCAGGCCACAAAGAGGATAGCAGCGACAGAGGCCCTGAGAGTCAG GACCTTCCCATACACAGTGAGAATAACATGCCATCACGCCCCTCGATTCCCGTGGCCCCCCAGGAGGGGACCAGTCCTGTCCCAAGCCAGCCCACCCGTCGGCTGATCCGCCTCTCCAGCCCAGAACGCCAGCGGTTATCCTCCCTTCATCTCACCCCTGACCCGGAAATGGAGGCTCCACCCAAGCCCCCCCGAAGCTGCTCCGTCTTGGCCCGCCAGGCCCTAGAGGGAAGCTTTGTGGGCTGGGGAATGCCAGTCCAGAGCCCTCAAG TTCTCGTGGccgtggagaaggaggaggaagaagagagtcCCTGCTCCAGTGACGAGGAAGCAGAGGAAGACGTGCCGTTGGACTCAGACACGGAACAG GTTCTGTGGAACTTGGCTAAGAACTCAGGCACCATGAACAGTTACCCAACATGGCGTCGGACTCTGCTGCGCCGTGCTAAGGAGGAGGAGATGAAGCGGTTCTGCAAGGCTCAG GCCATCCAACGGCGACAAAATGAGATCGAGGCTGCTCTGAGGGAGCTGGAGGCCAAGGGCACGGAGCTGGAGCTGGCTTTGAGGAGCCGGGGCA GTTCCCCCGAACAGCAAAAGGCACTATGGCTAGAACAGTTGCTACAGCTTGTTCAGAAGAAAAACAGCCTGGTGGCCGAGGAGGCTGAGCTCATGATCAC ggTGCAGGAGCTGAACTTGGAGGAGAAACAGTGGCAGCTGGACCAAGAACTGCGAACCTACATGAACCAGGAAG
- the MICAL1 gene encoding F-actin-monooxygenase MICAL1 isoform X1, with product MASPTSTNPAHAHFESVLQAQLCQDVLSSFQGLCRALGLEPGGGLPQYHKIKAQLNYWSAKSLWAKLDKRASQPVYQQGQACTSTKCLVVGAGPCGLRAAVELAMLGARVVLVEKRTKFSRHNVLHLWPFTIHDLRALGAKKFYGRFCTGSLDHISIRQLQLLLLKVALLLGVEIHWGVTFTGLQPPPRKGSGWRAQLQPSPPAQLANYEFDVLISAAGGKFVPEGFTVREMRGKLAIGITANFVNRRTVEETQVPEISGVARIYNQSFFQSLLKATGIDLENIVYYKDDTHYFVMTAKKQCLLRLGVLRQDWPETDRLLGSANVVPEALQRFARAAADFATHGKLGKLEFAQDAHGRPDVSAFDFTSMMRAESSARVQEKHGARLLLGLVGDCLVEPFWPLGTGVARGFLAAFDAAWMVKRWAEGAGPLEVLAERESLYQLLSQTSPENMHRNVAQYGLDPASRYPNLNLRAVTPSQVRDLYDVEAKEPVRRMSDKTDSGKPATGSVATQEELLHWCQEQTAGYPGVHVTNLSSSWADGLALCALVHRLRPGLLEPSELQGVGALEATSWALKMAEHELGITPVLSAQAMVAGNDPLGLIAYLSHFHSAFKSTPHNPAGPVSQGSPGTASAVLFLGKLQRTLQRTRVQGNGEDAGGKKPRVEVEAETPSTEEPPVPEPDVPVTPASQYQEASAEDLCALCGEHLYILERLCANGRFFHRSCFRCHICEATLWPSGYGQHPGDGHFYCLQHLPQPGHKEDSSDRGPESQDLPIHSENNMPSRPSIPVAPQEGTSPVPSQPTRRLIRLSSPERQRLSSLHLTPDPEMEAPPKPPRSCSVLARQALEGSFVGWGMPVQSPQVLVAVEKEEEEESPCSSDEEAEEDVPLDSDTEQVLWNLAKNSGTMNSYPTWRRTLLRRAKEEEMKRFCKAQAIQRRQNEIEAALRELEAKGTELELALRSRGSSPEQQKALWLEQLLQLVQKKNSLVAEEAELMITVQELNLEEKQWQLDQELRTYMNQEEALKTAADQQAEDEVLRKLVDVVNQRDALIRFQEERRLSELPSGPGPQG from the exons ATGGCCTCACCCACCTCCACCAACCCAGCGCATGCCCACTTTGAGAGCGTCCTGCAGGCCCAGCTGTGCCAGGATGTGCTGAGCAGCTTCCAGGGGCTatgcagggccctggggctggAGCCCGGTGGGGGGCTGCCCCAGTACCACAAAATCAAGGCCCAGCTCAACTACTGGAGTGCCAAGTCACTGTGGGCCAAGCTGGACAAGAGAGCAAGCCAGCCTGTCTACCAGCAGGGCCAGGCCTGCACCAGCACCAAG TGCCTGGTGGTGGGTGCCGGACCTTGTGGGCTGCGGGCTGCTGTGGAGCTGGCGATGCTTGGGGCCCGGGTGGTGCTGGTGGAAAAGCGCACCAAGTTCTCTCGCCACAACGTGCTCCACCTCTGGCCCTTCACCATCCATGACCTTCGGGCACTCGGCGCCAAGAAGTTCTATGGGCGCttctgcacaggctccctggacCACATCA GCATCCGGCAACTTCAGCTGCTTTTGTTGAAAGTGGCATTACTGCTGGGGGTGGAAATTCACTGGGGTGTCACTTTCACTGGCCTTCAGCCCCCTCCCAGAAAGG GGAGTGGTTGGCGTGCccagctccagcccagccccccagcccaaCTGGCCAACTATGAATTTGATGTCCTCATCTCTGCAGCTGGAGGTAAATTCGTCCCTGAAG GCTTCACAGTGCGGGAAATGCGCGGCAAACTGGCCATTGGCATCACGGCCAACTTTGTGAACAGGCGCACCGTGGAAGAGACACAGGTGCCCGAGATCAGCGGCGTGGCCAGAATCTACAACCAGAGCTTCTTCCAGAGCCTGCTGAAAGCCACAG GCATTGATCTGGAGAACATCGTGTACTACAAGGATGACACCCACTACTTTGTGATGACAGCCAAGAAGCAGTGCCTGCTACGGCTGGGGGTGCTGCGTCAG GACTGGCCGGAGACCGACCGGCTGCTGGGCAGTGCCAATGTGGTGCCCGAGGCTTTGCAGCGCTTTGCTCGGGCAGCTGCCGACTTCGCCACCCATGGCAAGCTCGGGAAGCTGGAGTTTGCCCAGGATGCCCACGGGCGGCCCGACGTCTCTGCCTTTGACTTCACAAGCATGATGCGGGCAGAGAGCTCTGCTCGGGTGCAGGAGAAACATGGCGCCCGCCTGCTGCTGGGGCTGGTTGGGGACTGCCTGGTGGAG CCCTTCTGGCCCCTGGGCACTGGAGTGGCCCGGGGCTTCTTGGCAGCCTTTGATGCCGCGTGGATGGTGAAGCGCTGGGCAGAGGGCGCTGGGCCCCTAGAGGTGTTGGCAGAGAG AGAGAGCTTGTACCAGCTCCTGTCACAGACATCCCCAGAAAACATGCACCGCAATGTGGCCCAATATGGGCTGGACCCAGCCTCCCGCTATCCCAACCTGAACCTCCGGGCCGTGACCCCCAGTCAG GTACGAGACCTGTATGACGTGGAGGCCAAGGAGCCTGTGCGGAGAATGAGTGACAAGACAGACTCGGGAAAGCCGGCCACTG GGTCGGTGGCCACCCAGGAGGAGCTGCTACACTGGTGCCAGGAGCAGACGGCTGGTTACCCAGGGGTCCATGTCACCAACCTGTCTTCCTCCTGGGCGGATGGGCTGGCTCTGTGTGCCCTCGTGCACCGGCTGCGGCCCGGCCTACT GGAACCCTCAGAGCTGCAGGGAGTCGGGGCTCTGGAAGCGACTTCTTGGGCGCTGAAGATGGCAGAGCATGAGCTGGGCATCACGCCCGTGTTGTCCGCACAGGCAATGGTGGCAGGGAATGACCCACTGGGCCTCATTGCCTACCTCAGCCACTTCCATAGTGCCTTCAAGAGCACACCTCACAACCCAG CAGGCCCAGTCAGCCAAGGCTCCCCGGGCACCGCCAGTGCTGTACTGTTCCTTGGCAAACTGCAGAGGACCCTGCAACGGACCCGGGTCCAG GGAAACGGGGAGGATGCTGGTGGCAAGAAGCCTCGCGTGGAG GTAGAGGCTGAGACCCCAAGTACTGAGGAGCCACCTGTCCCAGAGCCTGATGTACCAGTGACACCCGCATCCCAATACCAGGAG GCCAGTGCCGAGGATCTGTGTGCACTGTGTGGGGAACACCTCTATATCCTGGAACGCCTCTGTGCCAATGGCCGTTTCTTCCACCGGAGCTGCTTCCGTTGCCATATCTGTGAGGCCACATTATGGCCAAGTGGCTACGGGCAGCACCCAGGAGATG GACATTTCTACTGCCTCCAGCACCTGCCCCAGCCAGGCCACAAAGAGGATAGCAGCGACAGAGGCCCTGAGAGTCAG GACCTTCCCATACACAGTGAGAATAACATGCCATCACGCCCCTCGATTCCCGTGGCCCCCCAGGAGGGGACCAGTCCTGTCCCAAGCCAGCCCACCCGTCGGCTGATCCGCCTCTCCAGCCCAGAACGCCAGCGGTTATCCTCCCTTCATCTCACCCCTGACCCGGAAATGGAGGCTCCACCCAAGCCCCCCCGAAGCTGCTCCGTCTTGGCCCGCCAGGCCCTAGAGGGAAGCTTTGTGGGCTGGGGAATGCCAGTCCAGAGCCCTCAAG TTCTCGTGGccgtggagaaggaggaggaagaagagagtcCCTGCTCCAGTGACGAGGAAGCAGAGGAAGACGTGCCGTTGGACTCAGACACGGAACAG GTTCTGTGGAACTTGGCTAAGAACTCAGGCACCATGAACAGTTACCCAACATGGCGTCGGACTCTGCTGCGCCGTGCTAAGGAGGAGGAGATGAAGCGGTTCTGCAAGGCTCAG GCCATCCAACGGCGACAAAATGAGATCGAGGCTGCTCTGAGGGAGCTGGAGGCCAAGGGCACGGAGCTGGAGCTGGCTTTGAGGAGCCGGGGCA GTTCCCCCGAACAGCAAAAGGCACTATGGCTAGAACAGTTGCTACAGCTTGTTCAGAAGAAAAACAGCCTGGTGGCCGAGGAGGCTGAGCTCATGATCAC ggTGCAGGAGCTGAACTTGGAGGAGAAACAGTGGCAGCTGGACCAAGAACTGCGAACCTACATGAACCAGGAAG
- the MICAL1 gene encoding F-actin-monooxygenase MICAL1 isoform X4, which produces MWLEALLNSAWPVRPVSLHLRPAQPLSKLYGLESATCPCPSLGAPEVSMASPTSTNPAHAHFESVLQAQLCQDVLSSFQGLCRALGLEPGGGLPQYHKIKAQLNYWSAKSLWAKLDKRASQPVYQQGQACTSTKCLVVGAGPCGLRAAVELAMLGARVVLVEKRTKFSRHNVLHLWPFTIHDLRALGAKKFYGRFCTGSLDHISIRQLQLLLLKVALLLGVEIHWGVTFTGLQPPPRKGSGWRAQLQPSPPAQLANYEFDVLISAAGGKFVPEGFTVREMRGKLAIGITANFVNRRTVEETQVPEISGVARIYNQSFFQSLLKATGIDLENIVYYKDDTHYFVMTAKKQCLLRLGVLRQDWPETDRLLGSANVVPEALQRFARAAADFATHGKLGKLEFAQDAHGRPDVSAFDFTSMMRAESSARVQEKHGARLLLGLVGDCLVEPFWPLGTGVARGFLAAFDAAWMVKRWAEGAGPLEVLAERESLYQLLSQTSPENMHRNVAQYGLDPASRYPNLNLRAVTPSQVRDLYDVEAKEPVRRMSDKTDSGKPATGSVATQEELLHWCQEQTAGYPGVHVTNLSSSWADGLALCALVHRLRPGLLEPSELQGVGALEATSWALKMAEHELGITPVLSAQAMVAGNDPLGLIAYLSHFHSAFKSTPHNPAGPVSQGSPGTASAVLFLGKLQRTLQRTRVQGNGEDAGGKKPRVEVEAETPSTEEPPVPEPDVPVTPASQYQEASAEDLCALCGEHLYILERLCANGRFFHRSCFRCHICEATLWPSGYGQHPGDGHFYCLQHLPQPGHKEDSSDRGPESQDLPIHSENNMPSRPSIPVAPQEGTSPVPSQPTRRLIRLSSPERQRLSSLHLTPDPEMEAPPKPPRSCSVLARQALEGSFVGWGMPVQSPQVLVAVEKEEEEESPCSSDEEAEEDVPLDSDTEQVLWNLAKNSGTMNSYPTWRRTLLRRAKEEEMKRFCKAQAIQRRQNEIEAALRELEAKGTELELALRSRGSSPEQQKALWLEQLLQLVQKKNSLVAEEAELMITVQELNLEEKQWQLDQELRTYMNQEEALKTAADQQAEDEVLRKLVDVVNQRDALIRFQEERRLSELPSGPGPQG; this is translated from the exons caGCCAcgtgcccctgcccctccctgggagcCCCAGAGGTCTCCATGGCCTCACCCACCTCCACCAACCCAGCGCATGCCCACTTTGAGAGCGTCCTGCAGGCCCAGCTGTGCCAGGATGTGCTGAGCAGCTTCCAGGGGCTatgcagggccctggggctggAGCCCGGTGGGGGGCTGCCCCAGTACCACAAAATCAAGGCCCAGCTCAACTACTGGAGTGCCAAGTCACTGTGGGCCAAGCTGGACAAGAGAGCAAGCCAGCCTGTCTACCAGCAGGGCCAGGCCTGCACCAGCACCAAG TGCCTGGTGGTGGGTGCCGGACCTTGTGGGCTGCGGGCTGCTGTGGAGCTGGCGATGCTTGGGGCCCGGGTGGTGCTGGTGGAAAAGCGCACCAAGTTCTCTCGCCACAACGTGCTCCACCTCTGGCCCTTCACCATCCATGACCTTCGGGCACTCGGCGCCAAGAAGTTCTATGGGCGCttctgcacaggctccctggacCACATCA GCATCCGGCAACTTCAGCTGCTTTTGTTGAAAGTGGCATTACTGCTGGGGGTGGAAATTCACTGGGGTGTCACTTTCACTGGCCTTCAGCCCCCTCCCAGAAAGG GGAGTGGTTGGCGTGCccagctccagcccagccccccagcccaaCTGGCCAACTATGAATTTGATGTCCTCATCTCTGCAGCTGGAGGTAAATTCGTCCCTGAAG GCTTCACAGTGCGGGAAATGCGCGGCAAACTGGCCATTGGCATCACGGCCAACTTTGTGAACAGGCGCACCGTGGAAGAGACACAGGTGCCCGAGATCAGCGGCGTGGCCAGAATCTACAACCAGAGCTTCTTCCAGAGCCTGCTGAAAGCCACAG GCATTGATCTGGAGAACATCGTGTACTACAAGGATGACACCCACTACTTTGTGATGACAGCCAAGAAGCAGTGCCTGCTACGGCTGGGGGTGCTGCGTCAG GACTGGCCGGAGACCGACCGGCTGCTGGGCAGTGCCAATGTGGTGCCCGAGGCTTTGCAGCGCTTTGCTCGGGCAGCTGCCGACTTCGCCACCCATGGCAAGCTCGGGAAGCTGGAGTTTGCCCAGGATGCCCACGGGCGGCCCGACGTCTCTGCCTTTGACTTCACAAGCATGATGCGGGCAGAGAGCTCTGCTCGGGTGCAGGAGAAACATGGCGCCCGCCTGCTGCTGGGGCTGGTTGGGGACTGCCTGGTGGAG CCCTTCTGGCCCCTGGGCACTGGAGTGGCCCGGGGCTTCTTGGCAGCCTTTGATGCCGCGTGGATGGTGAAGCGCTGGGCAGAGGGCGCTGGGCCCCTAGAGGTGTTGGCAGAGAG AGAGAGCTTGTACCAGCTCCTGTCACAGACATCCCCAGAAAACATGCACCGCAATGTGGCCCAATATGGGCTGGACCCAGCCTCCCGCTATCCCAACCTGAACCTCCGGGCCGTGACCCCCAGTCAG GTACGAGACCTGTATGACGTGGAGGCCAAGGAGCCTGTGCGGAGAATGAGTGACAAGACAGACTCGGGAAAGCCGGCCACTG GGTCGGTGGCCACCCAGGAGGAGCTGCTACACTGGTGCCAGGAGCAGACGGCTGGTTACCCAGGGGTCCATGTCACCAACCTGTCTTCCTCCTGGGCGGATGGGCTGGCTCTGTGTGCCCTCGTGCACCGGCTGCGGCCCGGCCTACT GGAACCCTCAGAGCTGCAGGGAGTCGGGGCTCTGGAAGCGACTTCTTGGGCGCTGAAGATGGCAGAGCATGAGCTGGGCATCACGCCCGTGTTGTCCGCACAGGCAATGGTGGCAGGGAATGACCCACTGGGCCTCATTGCCTACCTCAGCCACTTCCATAGTGCCTTCAAGAGCACACCTCACAACCCAG CAGGCCCAGTCAGCCAAGGCTCCCCGGGCACCGCCAGTGCTGTACTGTTCCTTGGCAAACTGCAGAGGACCCTGCAACGGACCCGGGTCCAG GGAAACGGGGAGGATGCTGGTGGCAAGAAGCCTCGCGTGGAG GTAGAGGCTGAGACCCCAAGTACTGAGGAGCCACCTGTCCCAGAGCCTGATGTACCAGTGACACCCGCATCCCAATACCAGGAG GCCAGTGCCGAGGATCTGTGTGCACTGTGTGGGGAACACCTCTATATCCTGGAACGCCTCTGTGCCAATGGCCGTTTCTTCCACCGGAGCTGCTTCCGTTGCCATATCTGTGAGGCCACATTATGGCCAAGTGGCTACGGGCAGCACCCAGGAGATG GACATTTCTACTGCCTCCAGCACCTGCCCCAGCCAGGCCACAAAGAGGATAGCAGCGACAGAGGCCCTGAGAGTCAG GACCTTCCCATACACAGTGAGAATAACATGCCATCACGCCCCTCGATTCCCGTGGCCCCCCAGGAGGGGACCAGTCCTGTCCCAAGCCAGCCCACCCGTCGGCTGATCCGCCTCTCCAGCCCAGAACGCCAGCGGTTATCCTCCCTTCATCTCACCCCTGACCCGGAAATGGAGGCTCCACCCAAGCCCCCCCGAAGCTGCTCCGTCTTGGCCCGCCAGGCCCTAGAGGGAAGCTTTGTGGGCTGGGGAATGCCAGTCCAGAGCCCTCAAG TTCTCGTGGccgtggagaaggaggaggaagaagagagtcCCTGCTCCAGTGACGAGGAAGCAGAGGAAGACGTGCCGTTGGACTCAGACACGGAACAG GTTCTGTGGAACTTGGCTAAGAACTCAGGCACCATGAACAGTTACCCAACATGGCGTCGGACTCTGCTGCGCCGTGCTAAGGAGGAGGAGATGAAGCGGTTCTGCAAGGCTCAG GCCATCCAACGGCGACAAAATGAGATCGAGGCTGCTCTGAGGGAGCTGGAGGCCAAGGGCACGGAGCTGGAGCTGGCTTTGAGGAGCCGGGGCA GTTCCCCCGAACAGCAAAAGGCACTATGGCTAGAACAGTTGCTACAGCTTGTTCAGAAGAAAAACAGCCTGGTGGCCGAGGAGGCTGAGCTCATGATCAC ggTGCAGGAGCTGAACTTGGAGGAGAAACAGTGGCAGCTGGACCAAGAACTGCGAACCTACATGAACCAGGAAG